A region from the Pseudomonas sp. P8_229 genome encodes:
- a CDS encoding DUF1428 domain-containing protein, whose amino-acid sequence MAYIDIFVAPVPNANREQYKKHCEIAARLFKEYGAKDVVQCWGDDVPEGKVTSFPLAVKLKEGETVASGWLIWPDKATRDAGMARMMEDPRMQPDVNPMGFDGQRMIFGGFKDILES is encoded by the coding sequence ATGGCTTATATCGATATTTTTGTAGCACCTGTGCCGAATGCCAATCGTGAACAATACAAAAAACACTGTGAGATCGCCGCCAGGTTGTTCAAGGAATACGGTGCGAAGGATGTGGTCCAGTGCTGGGGCGATGACGTGCCGGAGGGCAAAGTCACGTCATTCCCGTTGGCGGTAAAACTCAAGGAAGGCGAGACGGTTGCGTCCGGCTGGCTGATCTGGCCAGACAAAGCCACCCGCGATGCCGGCATGGCCAGAATGATGGAAGACCCGCGCATGCAACCGGACGTCAACCCGATGGGGTTTGATGGTCAGCGCATGATCTTTGGCGGCTTCAAAGACATTCTTGAATCCTGA